A genomic region of Rhodothermales bacterium contains the following coding sequences:
- a CDS encoding IS3 family transposase, whose protein sequence is MSRYVFMKNHRHEYPVTIMTKVLEVSPSGFYGWLRRAPSERDRRREEISEAVIKSFEANHGIYGSRKIAQVLNRTVSACRNTIARIMRALGLRSKAQRRRFVVTTDSSHSSPVAPNQLARVFQASAPNEKWVADITYLQTARGWVYLAAVMDLFSRRIVGWSVSRQLDTALVEAALHNAITSRCPQDGLLHHSDRGCQYASGHYRDLLTKHGIDCSMSRRGNCWDNAPMERFFGALKGEWMNHKQLATMEDAHASAFRYIEIFYNRRRLHQSLGYVSPVAFEAARENAVAA, encoded by the coding sequence GTGAGCCGGTACGTGTTCATGAAGAACCACCGGCACGAATACCCCGTCACGATCATGACCAAAGTACTCGAGGTCTCCCCGAGCGGCTTCTACGGCTGGCTCCGACGTGCGCCGTCAGAGCGCGATCGCCGGCGCGAGGAGATCAGCGAAGCGGTCATCAAGAGCTTCGAGGCGAATCATGGGATCTACGGGAGCCGGAAGATCGCCCAGGTGCTCAACCGCACCGTCAGCGCTTGCCGCAACACCATCGCTCGCATCATGCGGGCGTTGGGACTACGCAGCAAGGCTCAAAGACGCCGGTTTGTCGTCACCACCGATTCGTCTCACTCCTCACCGGTAGCTCCGAATCAGCTCGCCCGGGTCTTCCAGGCGTCCGCTCCAAACGAGAAATGGGTGGCCGACATCACGTATCTCCAGACGGCACGCGGCTGGGTCTACCTGGCGGCGGTCATGGACCTCTTCTCGCGCCGAATCGTCGGGTGGTCCGTCAGTCGGCAGCTCGACACGGCGCTCGTCGAGGCCGCCTTGCACAACGCGATCACGAGCCGCTGCCCGCAAGATGGTCTGCTTCATCACTCCGATCGTGGCTGCCAATACGCCAGCGGTCACTACCGGGACCTCCTGACCAAGCACGGGATCGACTGCAGCATGAGCCGCCGGGGCAACTGCTGGGACAACGCTCCGATGGAACGGTTCTTCGGGGCGCTCAAGGGTGAATGGATGAACCACAAGCAGCTGGCGACGATGGAGGACGCTCACGCCAGCGCCTTCCGCTACATCGAGATCTTCTACAACCGGCGGCGGCTGCATCAGTCGCTCGGCTACGTCAGTCCGGTTGCCTTCGAAGCCGCCAGGGAGAATGCCGTGGCGGCGTAG
- a CDS encoding transposase, whose protein sequence is MSGQRYSEQFKRDAARLVTEESYSINAAAESVGVTHTTLSRWVDRYGDEADQSKRKFASKDDELAILREENRRLRMEREILKKATAFFAKDQ, encoded by the coding sequence ATGAGTGGTCAGCGATACTCAGAACAGTTCAAACGCGATGCGGCCCGCCTCGTCACCGAGGAGAGCTACTCGATCAACGCAGCTGCCGAATCCGTGGGCGTCACCCACACGACCTTGTCCAGGTGGGTCGACCGGTACGGCGACGAGGCCGATCAGTCCAAGCGCAAGTTCGCTTCGAAGGACGACGAGCTCGCCATCCTGCGCGAAGAGAACCGCCGCCTACGCATGGAACGCGAGATTTTAAAAAAAGCGACGGCCTTCTTCGCAAAGGACCAGTGA